The following proteins come from a genomic window of Natronosalvus vescus:
- the smc gene encoding chromosome segregation protein SMC, with the protein MHIKALVLDNFKSFGRKTKIPFYEDFTVVTGPNGSGKSNIIDAVLFALGLARTRGIRAEKLTDLIYNPGHDGDGEIVGPREAIVEVILDNSDETLTRSQVVNAAGSDDVGDCEEVRIRRRIKRTEDNYYSYYYLNDRSVNLSDIQDLLAQAGVTPEGYNVVMQGDVTEIINMTPYNRRQIIDEIAGVAEFDAKKEDAFGELEIVQERIDEAQLRIREKRTRLGQLEDERQTAMRYRRLRREKEEYEGYLKASELEDKREALEGVETKVDGLEEDLEDLQRELDEREGKVLRLEEDLEDLNAEIERKGEDEQLRIKSEIESVKGDISRLEDRIEATTERIEEAESTRRGAFVKIDRKQEQVADLESEMREYKLEKASLKGEIQERETEREGLEKEIDEVDTEYDEVKADLRERKDALEAAKTEKNDLQREQDRLLDEARRRSNEVSETETEIEEIEASIPEIETQRKDLERELEKAETNRENITVVVDDLRDEKRDLQSKLDDIDDDLQAKQAEYAELEANAGESGDSSFGRAVTTIQNAAIDGVHGPVAELGSVAGEYAVACETAAGGRLANVVVKDDVIGQQCIEYLKSRNAGRATFLPISKMRSRGLPNAPSDPGVVDFAYNLVDFDDRYSGIFSYVLGDTLVVEDIETARAYMGDYRMVTLDGDLVEKSGAMTGGSRKGSRYSFSSGGKGQLERVATQITKLQDEKQSIRTDLRGVEERLDDARDRQTEAADEVRSIENELEKLAEKRDGLETEIDELETKLEELEDERESVDERMTEIADDIEAKTETIDEIQADIDELETELADSKIPELTAQIEELDAEIDEREERMDALDTKLNELGLEKQYAEDAIEDLHDEIETAQNRKAEYEDTIADCEDAIAEKHEVLEAKREAVEELEDELAELKAERTECKEAVTEARTARDQQQNRVQTVESKLESARERAGALEWEIEALEEEVGEYDPEDVPDHDTVVEMVELLEADMEALEPVNMLAIDEYDEVRSELDDLEEGKATLVEEADGIRERIEQYETQKKRTFMDSYEAIAEHFTEIFEKLSEGTGSLHLEDEDDPFEGGLTMKAQPGDKPIQRLDAMSGGEKSLTALAFIFAIQRHNPAPFYALDEVDAFLDAVNAERVGQMVDELAGRAQFVVVSHRSAMLDRSERAIGVTMQQDNVSAVTGIDLSGDRDGEEVPADD; encoded by the coding sequence ATGCATATCAAGGCGCTCGTCTTAGACAATTTCAAGAGTTTCGGCCGGAAGACGAAGATCCCGTTTTACGAGGACTTCACCGTCGTTACGGGACCGAACGGCTCCGGGAAGTCGAACATCATCGACGCCGTGTTGTTCGCCCTCGGGTTGGCCCGAACGCGGGGGATCAGAGCGGAGAAACTGACGGATCTCATCTACAACCCCGGTCACGACGGCGATGGAGAGATCGTCGGCCCGCGGGAGGCGATCGTCGAGGTCATTCTGGACAACAGCGACGAGACCCTCACGCGTTCACAGGTCGTCAACGCCGCCGGCAGCGACGACGTCGGCGACTGCGAGGAAGTTCGCATTCGGCGACGGATCAAACGCACCGAGGACAACTACTACTCTTACTACTATCTCAACGATCGCTCGGTCAACCTCTCCGACATCCAGGATTTACTCGCCCAGGCCGGGGTCACCCCCGAGGGGTACAACGTCGTCATGCAGGGTGACGTCACCGAGATCATCAACATGACGCCGTACAACCGGCGACAGATCATCGACGAGATCGCCGGTGTCGCCGAGTTCGATGCGAAAAAAGAGGACGCGTTTGGTGAACTCGAGATCGTCCAGGAACGCATCGACGAGGCCCAGCTTCGGATTCGGGAAAAACGCACCCGCCTCGGCCAACTCGAGGACGAACGCCAGACTGCGATGCGATATCGCCGACTTCGGCGCGAAAAAGAGGAGTACGAAGGCTACCTCAAGGCGAGCGAACTCGAGGACAAACGCGAGGCACTCGAGGGGGTCGAGACGAAGGTCGACGGCCTCGAGGAGGATCTCGAAGATCTCCAGCGTGAACTGGACGAGCGCGAAGGAAAGGTACTTCGCCTCGAGGAAGATCTCGAGGATCTGAACGCCGAAATCGAGCGCAAAGGCGAGGACGAACAGCTGCGGATCAAGAGCGAGATCGAGTCGGTCAAAGGCGACATCTCCCGGCTCGAGGATCGGATCGAGGCGACGACCGAGCGGATCGAGGAGGCCGAATCGACCCGCCGTGGAGCGTTTGTCAAGATCGACCGCAAACAGGAACAGGTCGCCGACCTCGAGAGCGAGATGCGCGAGTACAAACTCGAGAAAGCCTCGCTCAAAGGCGAGATCCAGGAGCGCGAAACCGAACGCGAGGGTCTCGAGAAGGAGATCGACGAGGTCGACACCGAGTACGACGAGGTGAAAGCCGACCTTCGGGAGCGAAAGGACGCCCTCGAGGCGGCCAAAACCGAGAAGAACGACCTCCAGCGCGAACAGGATCGCCTGCTCGACGAAGCGCGACGGCGCTCGAACGAGGTGAGCGAGACGGAAACCGAAATCGAGGAGATCGAAGCGTCGATCCCCGAGATCGAAACACAGCGCAAGGATCTCGAGCGCGAACTCGAGAAGGCCGAGACCAACCGCGAGAACATCACCGTCGTCGTCGACGATCTGCGCGACGAAAAACGTGACTTGCAGTCGAAGCTCGACGACATCGACGACGACCTTCAGGCCAAACAGGCCGAGTACGCCGAACTCGAGGCGAACGCCGGCGAGAGCGGCGACTCGTCGTTCGGCAGGGCGGTGACGACGATCCAGAACGCGGCCATCGACGGCGTCCACGGCCCCGTCGCGGAGCTGGGCAGCGTCGCCGGCGAGTACGCGGTCGCCTGTGAGACTGCCGCCGGCGGACGGCTGGCGAACGTCGTCGTGAAGGACGACGTGATCGGCCAGCAGTGTATCGAGTACCTGAAATCCCGAAACGCGGGGCGGGCGACGTTCCTCCCGATCAGCAAGATGCGCTCGAGAGGCCTTCCGAACGCACCGTCCGATCCCGGCGTCGTCGACTTCGCCTACAACCTCGTCGACTTCGACGACCGCTATTCGGGTATCTTCTCGTACGTGCTCGGCGACACCCTCGTCGTCGAGGACATCGAGACCGCCCGGGCGTACATGGGCGACTATCGGATGGTCACCCTCGACGGCGACCTCGTCGAAAAGAGCGGGGCGATGACCGGTGGCTCGCGAAAGGGATCCCGGTACTCCTTCTCCAGCGGCGGGAAGGGACAACTCGAGCGCGTCGCGACCCAGATCACGAAGCTACAGGACGAAAAGCAGTCCATCCGAACCGATCTTCGGGGCGTCGAAGAGCGTCTCGACGACGCTCGCGACCGCCAGACGGAGGCGGCAGACGAGGTGCGATCGATCGAGAACGAACTCGAGAAACTCGCGGAGAAACGCGACGGCCTCGAAACCGAGATCGATGAGCTCGAGACGAAACTCGAGGAACTCGAGGACGAACGCGAGTCAGTCGACGAGCGGATGACCGAAATCGCCGACGACATCGAGGCGAAAACGGAGACGATCGACGAGATACAGGCCGACATCGACGAGCTCGAGACCGAGTTAGCCGACTCGAAGATTCCGGAGCTGACCGCTCAGATCGAGGAACTCGATGCCGAAATCGACGAGCGCGAGGAGCGGATGGACGCCCTCGATACGAAGCTGAACGAACTCGGCCTCGAAAAGCAGTACGCCGAGGACGCGATCGAAGACCTCCACGACGAGATCGAAACGGCACAGAACCGCAAGGCCGAGTACGAGGACACGATCGCCGACTGCGAGGATGCGATCGCGGAGAAACACGAGGTACTCGAGGCAAAACGCGAGGCCGTCGAGGAACTCGAGGACGAACTCGCCGAGCTCAAAGCCGAACGCACCGAGTGCAAGGAGGCCGTTACGGAGGCCCGAACGGCCCGCGACCAGCAACAGAACCGCGTCCAGACCGTCGAGAGCAAACTCGAGTCCGCCCGCGAACGGGCCGGGGCTCTCGAGTGGGAGATCGAGGCGCTCGAGGAGGAAGTCGGGGAGTACGACCCCGAGGACGTGCCCGACCACGACACGGTGGTCGAGATGGTCGAATTGCTCGAGGCCGATATGGAGGCGCTCGAGCCCGTCAACATGCTCGCGATCGACGAGTACGACGAGGTGCGCTCGGAGCTCGACGACCTGGAGGAGGGGAAGGCGACGCTGGTCGAGGAAGCCGACGGCATTCGCGAGCGGATCGAGCAGTACGAGACGCAGAAGAAGCGGACGTTCATGGACTCTTACGAGGCGATTGCGGAGCACTTCACGGAGATCTTCGAGAAGCTCTCGGAGGGAACCGGCTCGCTCCACCTCGAGGACGAGGACGATCCGTTCGAGGGCGGGTTGACGATGAAAGCCCAGCCGGGTGATAAGCCGATCCAGCGCCTGGATGCGATGTCCGGCGGCGAGAAATCCTTGACCGCCCTGGCGTTCATCTTCGCCATCCAGCGCCACAACCCCGCGCCGTTTTACGCCCTGGACGAGGTCGACGCGTTCCTCGACGCCGTCAACGCCGAGCGCGTCGGCCAGATGGTCGACGAACTCGCCGGCCGGGCTCAGTTCGTGGTGGTCTCACACCGGTCTGCGATGCTCGATCGATCCGAGCGGGCCATCGGTGTCACCATGCAACAGGACAACGTCTCGGCGGTGACCGGTATCGACCTCAGCGGCGACCGCGACGGCGAGGAGGTACCGGCCGATGACTGA
- a CDS encoding segregation and condensation protein A, which yields MTDDEIPLQIAGHEDRERPGSDENGDSPSADSVLAFDETAVSGTAGDVDAGIDSDQDDDVEPVELLVQLAKEGEIDPWDIDIVAVTDKFLEALDDADLRTSGRALFYASVLLRMKSDELFAPDEPEEEELPPWEAPFADDGAMDGDGVPGFDPIEGLEAEMERRLERKHARGKPETLDELVRELRDAERGTWWKSSRSYDTSESPSGFNRGMQELSYHSGDDFRVDDEPTANDVTHTAHEEDIETVIDDVDETLTEQYDRGREEVLYAEIDHVGGTRVMTYLALLFLAHRGRLVLEQDELFGDLWIKEASLEAEATEAIAD from the coding sequence ATGACTGACGACGAGATCCCCTTACAGATCGCCGGTCACGAGGATCGCGAACGGCCGGGATCAGACGAGAACGGAGATTCACCGTCGGCGGACTCCGTCCTCGCGTTCGACGAGACGGCGGTTTCCGGGACGGCGGGTGACGTGGACGCCGGAATCGACAGCGACCAGGATGACGACGTCGAACCCGTCGAACTCCTCGTCCAGCTCGCCAAAGAAGGCGAGATCGACCCCTGGGACATCGACATCGTCGCCGTCACCGACAAGTTCCTCGAGGCGCTCGACGACGCCGACCTTCGAACGTCCGGCCGAGCGCTGTTTTACGCGAGCGTCCTGCTCCGGATGAAGAGCGACGAGTTGTTCGCCCCCGACGAACCCGAAGAGGAAGAACTCCCACCCTGGGAGGCTCCTTTCGCGGACGACGGAGCCATGGACGGCGACGGCGTGCCCGGGTTCGATCCAATCGAAGGCCTCGAGGCCGAGATGGAACGGCGCCTCGAGCGCAAACACGCTCGCGGCAAACCCGAGACGCTGGACGAACTGGTGCGCGAGCTTCGGGACGCCGAACGGGGCACCTGGTGGAAGTCCTCGCGCAGCTACGACACGAGCGAGTCGCCCTCGGGATTCAACCGTGGGATGCAGGAACTCAGCTATCACTCCGGGGACGACTTTCGGGTCGACGACGAGCCGACGGCTAACGACGTGACCCACACCGCCCACGAGGAGGACATCGAAACGGTCATCGACGACGTCGATGAAACGCTCACTGAGCAGTACGACCGCGGGCGCGAGGAGGTGCTGTACGCCGAAATCGATCACGTCGGTGGGACGCGTGTCATGACCTACCTGGCGTTGCTCTTTCTGGCCCACCGGGGTCGCCTCGTGCTCGAGCAGGACGAACTGTTCGGCGACCTCTGGATCAAGGAGGCGAGCCTCGAGGCCGAGGCGACGGAAGCGATCGCTGACTGA
- the mtnP gene encoding S-methyl-5'-thioadenosine phosphorylase, with the protein MTIGVIGGSGIYEALPLENVTTESVSTPYGDPSDDLTIGELGGEAVVFLPRHGEDHQHTPTQASYRANIYALKDAGVDRVISTNAVGSLREELPPQSLVVPDQIFDRTKHRTPTFFGDGMVVHMGFADPYCPAMVDHLAESARAATDATDATVQEGGTYVCIEGPQYSTKAESEFYREQGWDVVGMTTIPEAKLAREAELSYATVTGVTDYDVWKEDSEVTLEEVLENAAANQESINAVIEHAIRTMPEDFESDAWSALEGTINTPTESIPAETRDRVELLAGQYLE; encoded by the coding sequence ATGACGATCGGTGTAATCGGCGGAAGCGGCATCTACGAGGCACTGCCACTCGAGAACGTGACGACCGAATCGGTGAGCACGCCGTACGGCGACCCCAGCGACGACCTGACGATCGGTGAACTCGGCGGCGAGGCGGTCGTCTTCCTCCCGCGCCACGGCGAGGATCACCAGCACACGCCGACGCAGGCAAGCTACCGGGCGAACATCTACGCGCTCAAGGACGCAGGCGTCGACCGCGTCATCTCGACGAACGCCGTCGGCAGTCTGCGCGAGGAGTTGCCACCGCAATCGCTCGTCGTCCCCGATCAGATCTTCGATCGGACGAAACACCGGACACCCACCTTCTTCGGCGACGGGATGGTCGTCCACATGGGCTTTGCTGACCCCTACTGTCCGGCGATGGTCGACCACCTCGCGGAATCCGCTCGAGCGGCGACTGACGCCACTGACGCTACCGTCCAGGAGGGCGGCACCTACGTCTGCATCGAGGGGCCACAGTACTCGACGAAAGCCGAGAGTGAGTTCTACCGCGAGCAGGGCTGGGACGTCGTCGGCATGACGACCATCCCCGAGGCGAAACTCGCCCGCGAAGCCGAGTTGAGCTACGCGACCGTCACCGGCGTCACCGACTACGACGTCTGGAAGGAAGACAGCGAGGTCACCCTCGAGGAGGTGCTCGAGAACGCCGCCGCGAACCAGGAGTCGATCAACGCCGTCATCGAACACGCCATTCGCACCATGCCCGAAGACTTCGAAAGCGACGCCTGGTCGGCCCTCGAGGGGACGATCAACACCCCCACTGAATCGATTCCGGCGGAGACCCGTGACCGCGTGGAACTGCTGGCCGGGCAGTATCTCGAGTAA
- a CDS encoding MATE family efflux transporter has protein sequence MFHLAWPLVVIQLLQVAYNVGDTFWLGALSPESVGALSLAFPLIFFLISIGGGFTAAGAILIAQHTGAKSGEGGLIAGQTLSFISIVAIVLGVLGYFVTDPMLALLPADPETQATVIPLAADYMRIFFLGMPFLFGFFIFVSLMRGYGNTRAPMRVMAVSVVINLVIDPLLIFGVGPFPRFEIQGAAIATVFSRGVATAIGFYILFYTDVGPEIEPDHLVPRLEYVSKITRLGVPTALEQSMSSLAMITMTAMVATFPPAVVAAYGLGNRLISLAFLPAMGMGQATDTIVGQNLGAGKADRAERATWVASGVVAVIMLGAGMIAFLFPEPIVGVFMTSGQEGTAETIHYGSIYLQIAAAMFVFMGVLQVFLGAFRGAGNTKTALVFSVVTLWIARVPVSYYLIFVAGWGTTGIWIGVVVGDVVGAIAALAYFTRGTWKESILEDDADGEDGERDEDGESVPEVEDDLETPAPPSTD, from the coding sequence ATGTTCCACCTCGCGTGGCCACTCGTCGTCATCCAGCTGTTGCAAGTCGCCTACAACGTCGGCGACACGTTCTGGCTGGGGGCGCTCTCCCCAGAATCGGTTGGGGCGTTGAGCCTCGCGTTTCCCCTCATTTTCTTCCTGATATCGATTGGAGGCGGGTTCACCGCCGCTGGTGCAATCCTCATCGCCCAGCACACGGGTGCCAAAAGCGGCGAAGGCGGCCTCATCGCCGGCCAGACGCTCTCGTTCATCTCGATCGTCGCGATCGTTCTCGGCGTTCTCGGCTACTTCGTCACGGATCCGATGCTCGCGCTCTTGCCGGCCGATCCGGAGACGCAGGCAACGGTCATTCCCCTGGCGGCCGACTACATGCGCATCTTCTTCCTCGGGATGCCGTTCCTGTTCGGCTTCTTCATCTTCGTCTCGCTAATGCGGGGGTACGGAAACACCCGCGCACCAATGCGGGTGATGGCCGTCAGCGTCGTCATCAACCTCGTGATCGACCCGTTGCTCATCTTCGGCGTCGGTCCGTTCCCCCGCTTCGAGATCCAGGGCGCTGCAATCGCGACGGTATTCTCCCGCGGCGTAGCAACTGCGATCGGGTTCTACATCCTGTTCTACACGGACGTCGGCCCCGAAATCGAACCAGATCACCTCGTTCCCCGTCTCGAGTACGTCTCGAAGATTACCCGATTGGGCGTGCCGACGGCGCTCGAGCAGTCGATGAGTTCCCTTGCCATGATCACGATGACGGCGATGGTGGCGACGTTCCCGCCGGCGGTCGTCGCGGCCTACGGGTTGGGCAATCGCCTCATCTCGCTGGCGTTCCTCCCTGCGATGGGAATGGGCCAGGCAACAGACACGATTGTCGGCCAGAACCTCGGTGCCGGCAAGGCGGATCGGGCGGAGAGAGCGACCTGGGTCGCGTCGGGCGTGGTTGCGGTGATCATGCTCGGTGCCGGGATGATCGCGTTCCTGTTTCCCGAACCGATCGTCGGCGTGTTCATGACGTCAGGACAGGAGGGCACCGCCGAGACGATTCACTACGGCAGTATCTACCTGCAGATCGCCGCCGCCATGTTCGTGTTTATGGGCGTGTTGCAGGTTTTCCTCGGGGCGTTCCGCGGCGCGGGCAACACGAAGACGGCGCTCGTGTTCTCGGTGGTCACGCTCTGGATCGCTCGCGTGCCCGTGAGCTACTACCTGATCTTCGTCGCCGGCTGGGGCACCACGGGCATCTGGATCGGCGTCGTCGTTGGCGACGTCGTCGGTGCCATTGCGGCGCTGGCGTACTTCACGCGGGGGACGTGGAAGGAGTCGATTCTTGAGGACGACGCGGACGGAGAAGACGGCGAACGCGACGAAGACGGCGAATCGGTTCCTGAAGTCGAAGACGACCTCGAGACGCCAGCACCACCCTCGACCGACTGA
- a CDS encoding HD domain-containing protein yields the protein MGVEITETTVTDEEFEAMQEFVFEYLSASVEKESEGGRMRWYPWHSAEYRHNHILNVVSLAVEIAENEGADPDVTRVAALFHDVAKLEADQELHAEAGARVARKYLETQGDFPESFIAQVTRAIEYHSYQGDLTDLSLETQCVIEADLLDKIGANGTALMLLRMGYEARTHMDADEMVERVLERGLDAASRVRSDTADGIAHRRLKRVKWFSEWLEDEIAAMGE from the coding sequence GTGGGTGTCGAGATAACCGAAACGACGGTCACTGACGAGGAGTTCGAGGCGATGCAGGAGTTCGTCTTCGAGTACCTCTCGGCGAGCGTCGAGAAGGAAAGCGAAGGTGGCCGGATGCGGTGGTACCCCTGGCACTCCGCCGAGTACCGCCACAACCACATCCTCAACGTCGTTTCCCTCGCGGTCGAAATCGCCGAGAACGAGGGTGCCGACCCCGACGTCACGCGCGTCGCCGCGCTGTTCCACGACGTCGCCAAACTCGAGGCCGACCAGGAGCTCCACGCAGAGGCCGGCGCGCGCGTCGCCCGCAAGTACCTCGAGACCCAGGGTGACTTCCCAGAGTCGTTCATCGCGCAGGTGACCCGTGCGATCGAGTACCACTCCTACCAGGGTGACCTCACCGATCTCTCGCTCGAGACCCAGTGCGTGATCGAAGCCGACCTGCTCGATAAGATCGGGGCGAACGGCACGGCCCTGATGCTGCTGCGGATGGGCTACGAAGCCCGCACGCACATGGACGCCGACGAGATGGTCGAGCGCGTCCTCGAGCGCGGGCTGGACGCCGCCTCGAGGGTGCGGAGCGACACCGCCGACGGGATCGCTCATCGTCGGCTCAAGCGCGTGAAGTGGTTCAGCGAGTGGCTCGAGGACGAGATTGCCGCGATGGGCGAGTAG
- a CDS encoding DUF420 domain-containing protein, with protein MRYVSRERVPVLTGVLSVLSLAVVFSAAGGVIPQSAVPTPPEWVLEVIPTVNVLISLTAIVTITAGWRAIRNGDIDRHRVLMVASVALFGAFLVLYLYRLVALGGSQPFPGPETIERFVYLPVLAIHILLAVICIPLLYYVLLLALSHPVSELSRTRHPTIGRIAASLWLVSFALGVVVYVLLHVLY; from the coding sequence ATGAGATACGTGTCTCGAGAGCGGGTGCCCGTCCTGACGGGCGTGTTATCGGTGCTGTCGCTCGCAGTGGTCTTCAGTGCCGCGGGTGGCGTGATTCCCCAGTCGGCGGTACCGACGCCGCCCGAGTGGGTACTCGAGGTGATCCCGACCGTGAACGTCCTCATCAGCCTCACGGCCATCGTGACGATAACTGCCGGGTGGCGAGCGATTCGGAATGGGGACATCGACCGGCATCGCGTTCTGATGGTCGCCTCTGTTGCCCTCTTCGGGGCGTTTCTGGTTCTCTACCTGTACCGCCTCGTGGCGCTCGGGGGCTCCCAGCCGTTCCCCGGCCCGGAGACGATCGAACGGTTCGTCTACCTCCCGGTGCTCGCGATTCACATCCTGCTGGCGGTGATCTGTATCCCGTTGCTCTACTACGTCTTGTTGCTGGCACTGAGTCATCCGGTGAGCGAACTGAGCCGGACGCGCCACCCGACGATTGGTCGGATCGCCGCCTCGCTCTGGCTCGTCTCGTTCGCCCTCGGCGTCGTCGTCTACGTGCTGTTGCACGTGCTGTACTGA
- the purF gene encoding amidophosphoribosyltransferase yields the protein MTEKCGVVGIAFDERDAARPLYYGLYALQHRGQESAGIVTHDGFQQHSHVEMGLVGDAFDEGDLESLNGSAGIGHVRYPTAGSLDSSCAQPFSVSFKSGSLGLSHNGNLVNADEIRDELAGLGHAFTSDGDTEVIAHDLARNLLNEDLIRAVKRTMQRLHGSYSLTIMHDETVMGVRDPQGNRPLCIGKLEDGYIIASESAAIDTLDGELVRDVRPGELVVLEADGSGFDSYQLIDADQTAHCFFEHVYFARPDSQIDGTLVYESRRKLGRALWEESGVETDVVMPVPDSGRAFASGYADAADETTADGEPRAEDDEGVEFAEGLMKNRYVGRTFIMPTQNERERAVRLKLNPITSTVEGKTVTLIDDSIVRGTTSTQLVSLLKDCGAEEVHMRIGAPPIVAPCYMGIDMATREELIAADKSIPEIGEAIDADSLEYLSPDAVADVLETDRSDLCMGCVTGEYPYDIDGEPTDRDVTRPSIGGAALEADD from the coding sequence ATGACCGAGAAGTGCGGCGTCGTCGGCATCGCTTTCGACGAGCGCGATGCGGCACGGCCGCTGTACTACGGACTCTACGCCCTCCAGCACCGCGGCCAGGAGTCGGCGGGAATCGTCACCCACGACGGGTTTCAACAACACAGCCACGTCGAGATGGGACTGGTCGGGGACGCCTTCGACGAGGGCGACCTCGAATCGCTCAACGGCTCGGCCGGGATCGGCCACGTTCGCTACCCGACGGCAGGGAGCCTCGACTCCTCCTGTGCACAGCCGTTTTCGGTCTCGTTCAAATCCGGCTCGCTCGGCCTGAGCCACAACGGCAACCTCGTCAACGCCGACGAGATTCGGGACGAACTGGCGGGCCTGGGCCACGCGTTCACCTCCGACGGCGACACCGAAGTGATCGCCCACGACCTCGCACGCAACCTCCTCAACGAAGACCTCATCCGCGCGGTCAAACGTACGATGCAGCGGCTTCACGGTTCGTACTCGCTGACGATCATGCACGACGAGACCGTGATGGGTGTCCGTGATCCACAGGGGAATCGGCCACTCTGTATCGGCAAACTCGAGGACGGCTACATCATCGCCTCCGAGTCCGCGGCGATCGACACCCTCGACGGGGAACTCGTCCGGGACGTCCGTCCTGGCGAACTCGTCGTCCTCGAGGCGGACGGATCCGGTTTCGACTCCTACCAGTTGATCGACGCCGACCAGACCGCCCACTGCTTTTTCGAACACGTCTACTTCGCTCGCCCGGACTCCCAGATCGACGGGACGCTCGTCTACGAATCACGACGGAAACTCGGGCGCGCACTCTGGGAAGAAAGCGGCGTCGAAACCGACGTCGTGATGCCCGTCCCCGACTCCGGGCGGGCGTTCGCCTCGGGGTACGCCGACGCCGCCGACGAGACGACCGCCGACGGCGAGCCCCGCGCCGAAGACGACGAGGGCGTGGAGTTCGCTGAGGGGCTAATGAAGAACCGCTACGTCGGGCGGACGTTCATCATGCCGACCCAGAACGAACGCGAGCGGGCCGTCCGGCTGAAACTCAACCCCATCACCTCGACAGTCGAGGGCAAGACCGTCACCCTCATCGACGACTCGATCGTTCGCGGCACGACCTCGACACAGCTCGTCAGCCTGCTCAAAGACTGCGGGGCCGAAGAGGTGCACATGCGCATCGGTGCCCCGCCGATCGTCGCCCCCTGCTACATGGGGATCGACATGGCCACCCGCGAGGAGCTGATCGCCGCCGACAAGTCGATTCCCGAAATCGGCGAGGCCATCGACGCCGACAGCCTCGAGTACCTCTCCCCCGACGCCGTCGCCGACGTCCTCGAGACCGACCGCAGCGACCTCTGTATGGGCTGTGTCACCGGCGAGTACCCCTACGACATCGACGGGGAGCCGACAGACCGCGACGTGACCCGGCCAAGTATCGGTGGGGCGGCGCTCGAAGCTGACGACTGA
- a CDS encoding carbon-nitrogen family hydrolase — protein MTRQETNRGGTAERRTNTHAHANAIPGTITVGLAQLAVESGDRTGNLERALEAIERASERGADLVALPELFTVGYFAFDRYAASAEPLEGDTMSRLREAAIEHDVALLAGSFVEDLAATEADETPANEGYANTSVLFSADGTRELVYRKHHLFGYDSAETELLVPGERIDTATVCGITVGVSTCYDLRFPELYRQLIDQGADLLLVPSAWPYPRLEHWQTLSRARAIENQCYVATINGSGTFEDATLLGRSTVYDPWGTVLASSGDDPTLVMAEIDPDSVAAVRERFPALRDRRF, from the coding sequence ATGACCAGACAGGAGACGAATCGGGGCGGGACGGCGGAACGGCGGACGAACACCCACGCTCACGCCAACGCCATCCCCGGTACGATCACCGTCGGGCTTGCCCAGCTCGCCGTCGAATCAGGCGACCGCACGGGCAACCTCGAACGTGCTCTCGAGGCGATCGAACGCGCGAGCGAACGCGGAGCCGACCTCGTCGCCCTCCCCGAACTCTTCACCGTGGGCTACTTCGCGTTCGATCGGTACGCAGCCTCCGCAGAGCCCCTCGAGGGTGACACGATGTCCCGCCTGCGCGAAGCAGCCATCGAACACGACGTCGCCCTGTTGGCAGGCAGTTTCGTCGAGGATCTCGCCGCAACGGAGGCCGACGAGACGCCGGCGAACGAGGGGTACGCGAACACCAGTGTGCTGTTTTCGGCGGACGGCACGCGCGAACTCGTCTACCGAAAACACCACCTCTTCGGCTACGACTCCGCGGAGACGGAACTGCTCGTTCCCGGTGAACGAATCGACACCGCGACCGTCTGTGGGATCACCGTCGGCGTGAGCACCTGTTACGACCTGCGCTTTCCCGAACTCTACCGCCAACTGATCGATCAGGGGGCCGACCTTCTGCTGGTTCCGAGCGCGTGGCCCTATCCCCGACTCGAGCACTGGCAGACGCTCTCGCGTGCTCGAGCGATCGAAAATCAGTGTTACGTCGCCACCATCAACGGCTCCGGGACGTTCGAGGACGCCACGCTCCTCGGGCGCTCGACGGTGTACGATCCCTGGGGAACCGTCCTCGCCTCGAGTGGCGACGACCCCACGCTCGTGATGGCTGAGATCGATCCCGACTCGGTGGCAGCGGTTCGCGAGCGGTTCCCGGCACTTCGGGATCGGCGGTTCTGA